From a region of the Posidoniimonas corsicana genome:
- a CDS encoding YfjI family protein, with the protein MDDGKRLETPSSAAGANPVSPSGARQEGDKRPLQEPRKWDATRDLPPRTVAEGSAEWDVRFDKAGLAAARAAEAAACAGGASHDITGDSTASNEETDVCGNPERSALYVVGTEQAREQLASLGLHVVVAPPDGHSEADPFTGYSGRSAVVLLEPADDRGFTDLAIERLLRCEPRLSVRVVEVRGILGAESLADWVDGFGDAAEPEQIGRNLAEQIAQLPEQRRSRQPTLREQFRPFPSELLPYPLDDFVQAHAKVMGCDASYVAVPLVTAVGAVIGNTARLRVRSNWKVPPILWAAVIGESGTQKSPAMRVVRSALDELEAQEQLRTAPAWEDYNRLLAFYEKDRRKWDKAASDGVAPPEPPTKPDERRIVVADTTIEALAVLLQENPKGLLMVQDELGAWLNSFEKYSKGSQMPQYLSFYSAERLVVDRKTGVPPTITVWAPSVSIIGGIQPGMFRRLIGQDAEDSGLLARFLLTAPPRLPKVWRDEEVDASVDWRVQQVLDGLWDIDLESDCLGRPHPREVALGEDAAQRYKQWYDRHNASGSAFVGSRAAAWAKLEEIPLRLALVLHCVKVAVGDVSEDGSEDDFVSDGTLETAIELTEWFKAETMRVYSMLSQTLADRQSEDLVGWILEQGGSVTASDVVRGRLAKRKGSAIRSANEAEMALNNLRKEGLGAWFTTTPGPGGGRPKTYFQLFDADLE; encoded by the coding sequence ATGGATGACGGCAAGAGACTCGAAACTCCCTCCTCAGCAGCAGGCGCCAATCCTGTCTCCCCCTCAGGGGCCCGCCAAGAAGGCGACAAGAGGCCCCTTCAGGAGCCCCGCAAGTGGGACGCGACACGTGACCTTCCACCGCGGACCGTCGCCGAAGGCAGCGCGGAATGGGACGTGAGGTTTGACAAGGCAGGGCTGGCCGCAGCCCGCGCAGCTGAGGCTGCTGCCTGCGCGGGCGGGGCTTCACACGACATCACTGGAGACTCGACGGCATCAAATGAGGAGACGGATGTTTGCGGCAATCCAGAACGCTCCGCGCTGTACGTAGTAGGGACGGAACAGGCGCGAGAGCAGCTCGCTTCACTCGGGCTTCACGTCGTGGTCGCGCCACCCGACGGACACAGTGAGGCCGATCCGTTCACCGGCTACTCGGGTCGCTCTGCGGTCGTTCTCCTTGAGCCAGCTGATGACCGCGGGTTTACTGATCTTGCAATCGAACGACTGTTGAGATGCGAGCCCCGACTGAGCGTACGGGTGGTTGAAGTGCGTGGCATCCTCGGAGCAGAGAGCCTAGCTGACTGGGTCGACGGCTTCGGAGACGCAGCCGAGCCCGAACAGATCGGAAGGAACTTAGCTGAGCAGATTGCACAGCTACCCGAACAAAGACGGTCGCGCCAGCCGACCCTCAGAGAACAGTTTAGGCCCTTTCCATCAGAGCTTCTTCCCTACCCATTAGATGACTTCGTTCAGGCACACGCGAAGGTCATGGGGTGCGACGCCTCCTATGTCGCAGTTCCGCTGGTGACCGCAGTTGGTGCGGTGATTGGGAACACGGCGAGACTCAGAGTGCGAAGCAACTGGAAGGTGCCCCCAATCCTCTGGGCGGCCGTGATAGGTGAAAGTGGGACTCAGAAGAGTCCTGCGATGAGGGTAGTCCGAAGTGCACTGGATGAACTCGAAGCTCAAGAACAGCTACGCACCGCTCCAGCCTGGGAAGATTACAATCGGTTGCTTGCGTTCTACGAGAAGGACCGCCGGAAATGGGATAAGGCCGCGTCCGACGGAGTCGCCCCACCTGAGCCGCCGACGAAGCCGGATGAACGCCGGATTGTTGTGGCTGACACAACGATCGAGGCCCTCGCGGTTCTACTTCAGGAGAACCCCAAAGGCCTTCTAATGGTCCAGGACGAGTTGGGCGCCTGGCTCAACTCGTTCGAGAAGTACAGCAAGGGATCGCAGATGCCGCAGTACTTGTCTTTCTATTCCGCCGAACGACTCGTGGTTGACCGAAAGACGGGAGTCCCGCCCACAATTACCGTTTGGGCGCCCTCGGTTTCAATCATAGGCGGTATTCAGCCGGGCATGTTTAGGCGCCTCATCGGACAAGACGCTGAAGACTCAGGACTTCTCGCCCGCTTTCTGCTGACCGCCCCGCCTCGCCTACCCAAGGTGTGGCGTGACGAGGAGGTCGATGCCTCTGTCGACTGGCGGGTGCAGCAAGTCCTCGACGGGCTGTGGGATATAGACCTCGAATCGGATTGCCTGGGACGTCCGCATCCAAGAGAGGTCGCCCTCGGCGAAGACGCCGCTCAAAGGTACAAGCAGTGGTATGATCGCCACAACGCATCGGGAAGCGCATTCGTGGGCAGCAGGGCCGCTGCTTGGGCGAAGCTTGAAGAGATTCCACTACGCCTCGCGCTGGTCTTGCATTGCGTCAAGGTGGCCGTTGGCGACGTGTCCGAAGACGGCAGCGAGGACGACTTCGTTTCGGACGGCACATTGGAGACCGCAATCGAGCTCACAGAGTGGTTCAAGGCAGAGACGATGCGGGTTTACTCAATGCTGTCGCAAACGCTAGCAGACCGGCAATCAGAAGACCTCGTGGGCTGGATTCTAGAGCAGGGGGGGAGTGTAACCGCAAGCGACGTCGTACGAGGTCGGCTTGCGAAGCGGAAAGGCAGCGCGATTAGATCGGCGAATGAAGCAGAAATGGCGCTGAACAACCTACGGAAGGAAGGATTGGGGGCCTGGTTCACCACAACCCCCGGCCCTGGCGGAGGTCGCCCGAAGACCTACTTCCAACTCTTCGACGCGGATCTCGAGTAG
- a CDS encoding helix-turn-helix transcriptional regulator, protein MHSDDKPSDGGQQPERFCSPEDRDLREFYDVNECAARYAVSPSTWRRLSDTGKAPQPREFGRLRRWRISELDAWDAAGNKPPGLKMRRRS, encoded by the coding sequence ATGCATTCGGACGACAAGCCAAGCGACGGCGGTCAGCAACCGGAGAGGTTCTGCTCTCCGGAAGACAGAGATCTTCGAGAGTTCTACGACGTCAACGAGTGTGCCGCTCGGTACGCTGTCTCGCCGTCTACCTGGCGGCGGCTGTCTGACACCGGCAAGGCGCCGCAGCCTCGCGAGTTTGGCCGCCTGAGGCGGTGGCGGATCTCGGAACTCGATGCGTGGGACGCCGCCGGAAACAAGCCACCAGGACTTAAGATGCGTCGGCGGTCGTAG
- a CDS encoding N-acyl amino acid synthase FeeM domain-containing protein produces MNTVDAESLTFSKCDNISLQLARTTDDYLGAFTLVHDSYVRADLSDPHPMGLRIMPHQLLDTSQVFVAKYDERVISTQTVVVDSPLGLPMESIYPDVIGRHRASGRRLAEVCCLADRRLSPKRFFDLFSELSRLMAQFALRHGVDDLWIACHPRHAKLYERRMGFQLMGDERDHPLVKGNPAVPLRVDLINLREEYPKVWTQFFSEPISEPALAPTPHPEADWEYFQRIAEGCVGEFAESSPHVAA; encoded by the coding sequence ATGAACACAGTAGACGCTGAGAGCCTGACGTTTTCGAAGTGTGACAACATCTCGTTGCAACTCGCCCGCACGACCGACGACTACCTGGGCGCGTTTACCCTGGTGCACGATTCGTACGTTCGAGCTGACCTAAGCGATCCCCATCCGATGGGCCTGAGGATTATGCCGCACCAGCTCCTCGACACATCGCAGGTATTCGTCGCCAAGTACGATGAACGCGTTATCAGCACCCAGACCGTCGTTGTCGACTCGCCCTTGGGGCTGCCCATGGAATCGATCTACCCGGACGTCATCGGCAGGCACCGCGCGAGCGGTCGACGGCTGGCCGAGGTATGCTGCCTGGCCGACCGCCGGCTAAGTCCTAAGCGGTTCTTCGACCTGTTCTCAGAGCTGAGCCGGTTGATGGCCCAATTCGCTCTGCGGCACGGCGTCGACGACCTGTGGATCGCTTGCCACCCCCGCCACGCCAAACTGTATGAACGCCGCATGGGATTCCAGCTGATGGGCGACGAGCGGGACCACCCGCTTGTGAAAGGGAACCCGGCGGTCCCGCTCCGCGTCGACCTTATCAATCTCCGCGAGGAGTACCCCAAGGTGTGGACGCAGTTCTTCAGCGAACCGATTTCGGAGCCCGCCCTCGCACCAACACCGCACCCCGAGGCCGACTGGGAATACTTCCAGCGAATCGCGGAGGGGTGTGTGGGGGAGTTCGCTGAGAGCTCTCCCCACGTGGCAGCCTGA
- a CDS encoding TolC family protein produces MRSALLALLILWPAAQPAAAETLWDLWRTAATNNPGITATRLETQAAGSEALAAEAKLAPSASIKTGYTFRSSEPSFVGSQPQLGFSSFRLPYAQQQAANLAARVNVPLWTAGRLESSAAAAHSRQHASREAACWAEMQLRMAVADAFVRVLQADAELIAAGRLLKSSEAIASDTRQRSIQQLATDQRVLESRVLVLESQQRLVEARNSQQDSVAELNQLLGRPLDYRVELAEPYLAPLSQTRAELAELSQTTRPDILELVRMVRMHEHDAAGWKAAKKPQVTAEVGYDFEENRFQSPQGIASAGVVVDLNVFDAGQKREQSEAARCRASAMTASLRERQNEAALEVLQAWNARSQALSAEQLAAESLTLALEYHRSMQKRYEQGLVVESDLETATARLVEARTQMTYARTNRILSQIQLRFVAGLLGPAMHVVE; encoded by the coding sequence ATGCGTTCCGCCCTTCTCGCCCTGCTGATCCTCTGGCCTGCCGCGCAGCCCGCGGCGGCGGAGACTCTGTGGGACCTGTGGCGGACGGCGGCCACGAACAATCCCGGGATCACCGCCACCAGACTTGAGACTCAAGCGGCCGGCAGCGAGGCCCTGGCTGCCGAGGCCAAGCTGGCGCCGTCCGCATCGATCAAGACCGGCTACACGTTTCGGAGCAGCGAGCCGAGCTTCGTCGGCAGCCAACCCCAACTGGGCTTCAGCTCGTTCCGTCTGCCCTACGCGCAGCAGCAGGCCGCCAACCTTGCCGCGCGGGTTAACGTGCCCCTATGGACCGCGGGGCGGCTAGAGAGTTCTGCGGCGGCCGCGCACTCTCGTCAGCACGCTTCACGCGAGGCAGCGTGCTGGGCGGAGATGCAGCTCCGCATGGCGGTGGCCGACGCTTTCGTGCGAGTGCTGCAGGCCGACGCCGAACTGATCGCCGCCGGCCGCCTGCTGAAGAGCTCAGAGGCGATCGCGTCGGATACCCGCCAGCGGTCGATACAGCAGCTAGCAACCGACCAGCGGGTGCTCGAATCACGAGTTCTGGTGCTGGAATCGCAGCAGCGACTCGTCGAGGCGAGGAACTCTCAGCAGGACTCGGTCGCCGAGCTCAACCAGCTTCTCGGACGCCCCTTGGACTACCGGGTTGAGCTCGCGGAGCCCTATCTCGCCCCGTTGAGCCAGACCCGCGCCGAGTTGGCCGAGCTCTCCCAGACCACCCGCCCAGACATCCTCGAGTTGGTGCGAATGGTGCGAATGCACGAACACGACGCGGCCGGTTGGAAGGCCGCCAAGAAGCCGCAGGTTACCGCCGAGGTCGGCTACGACTTCGAGGAGAACCGGTTCCAGTCGCCGCAGGGCATCGCCAGCGCCGGGGTCGTCGTTGACCTGAACGTCTTCGATGCAGGACAGAAACGCGAGCAATCAGAAGCCGCGCGGTGCCGGGCCTCGGCAATGACCGCCTCCTTACGCGAGCGTCAGAACGAGGCCGCACTCGAGGTGTTGCAAGCCTGGAATGCTCGGAGCCAAGCGCTCAGTGCAGAGCAGCTCGCCGCAGAGAGCCTTACGCTCGCCCTCGAGTACCATCGATCAATGCAGAAACGCTACGAGCAGGGACTTGTGGTTGAATCCGACCTAGAAACCGCCACAGCGCGGCTGGTCGAGGCCCGAACTCAAATGACCTACGCCCGTACGAACCGCATCCTAAGCCAAATACAGCTTCGATTTGTTGCAGGATTGCTCGGGCCGGCGATGCACGTCGTAGAGTGA